The following coding sequences lie in one Musa acuminata AAA Group cultivar baxijiao chromosome BXJ3-1, Cavendish_Baxijiao_AAA, whole genome shotgun sequence genomic window:
- the LOC135628348 gene encoding uncharacterized protein LOC135628348 produces the protein MQTIIPLVSPPMASHSTLPPPRQRPAAQNPAPLPESPASPPDQSTQPGSRGAEEPAAHPTPVAPLSDSAEGLWAQLRLVGRRLDEVQREVRRTRGDPGAERHQGSPFTPEIQEQAIPPHFRLPSLDAYDGATDPADHVAAFRAQMALYGTSDALMCRAFPTTLRGPARAWYSNLKTATIASFDQLARDFELNFLAHAKPKPSVAMLLGLNQREDEPLSHFVNRFTTQIRGLSDAHPSLMMQPESPTRK, from the exons atgcagaccatcatcccgctggtcTCTCCCCCGATGGCTTCACACTCAACCCTACCTCCACCACGGCAACGGCCCGCCGCTCAAAACCCCGCACCGCTCCCCGAGTCTCCCGCTTCGCCTCCGGACCAATCGACCCAACCCGggagccgaggagcggaggaACCAGCGGCGCACCCGACGCCCGTGGCCCCACTTTCAGACTCGGCGGAGGGCCTGTGGGCCCAGCTACGCCTCGTAGGCCGCCGGCTGGACGAGGTGCAGCGTGAGGTTCGCCGGACCAGGGGAGACCCGGGGGCCGAGCGACACCAGGGGTCCCCCTTcacccccgagattcaagagcaagcaatcccgccgcattttcggctcccgTCATTGGATGCCTATGACGGTGCCACCGATCCGGCGGACCACGTAGCTGCTTTCCGCGCCCAAATGGCACTATACGGGACatccgatgccctgatgtgcagggcgttcccgacaaccctgcggggcccagcccgagcgtggtacagcaatctgaagaccgcgaccatcgcctctttcgaccaatTGGCCAGagactttgagcttaacttcctcgCTCATGCCAAACCGAAGCCGTCGGTGgcgatgctcctcgggctcaaccagagggaggatgagcccctctctcactttgtgaaccgcttcaccacacAAATCCGCGGGCTGTCTGacgctcacccttctttgatgatgcag ccagaatcgccaacgcgcaagtga